The Plasmodium falciparum 3D7 genome assembly, chromosome: 3 nucleotide sequence taatggcAGTCAatcaattatattaaataaattataattatattttaggttaaacatatttaatttatttacaaaataaaataaggtactatatatcaattattttttttataattttaattataattattataaatataacaatagaaagaaatgaaaatccattatattaatatattattgtttgcgcttccattaaatatattggtaaCATTATGTGATAAATGAGTAATATATTCAtagatataattataatatatatatttattatgataccatatatatatatatatatatatatatatatatatatatatatatatatatataattattaaatctTTATATCCATGTAACTTATATATGTAGccaaaatatacatatttattaaaaatatataaaataataaacaacaaattataatatatacctatatctattattttataataggTAAATAATCAAAGGAATCATAACAACAGCACATATCATACATCAAAtacaaaaacaataaaatcaCATAGATCATTATGCGAATGTAAATTGTACGCACAATCTAATTATGAAAACGACCAAGAAATGAAAGATGTGATAAAAGAATTTAATGATCGTACCGCACAACGTTTTGAAGAATACAATGAACGTATGCAAGTTAAAAAAAACCAATGTAAAGAACAATGTGACAAAGAAATTCaacaaattattttaaaagacaAAATCGAAAAGGAATTAACAGAAAGGTTTTCAGCATTGGAAACAAAGATAGACACCAATGACATACTCACATGTATTTGCGAAAAATCAGTAGCAGATAAGGTGGAAAAAACATGTGTGAAATGCGGAAGAATATTGGGTACGGCGGTACCTGAATTAAGTTTGATAGGTGGAATTGCCGTATATGCTGCAGCACAATCAGCTACTATGAAAACTTTCATTTCAGAAACTATTGATGTATTAAATAGAATTGGTGGTATGTCTCAGTTATTTGGTGCAAAAATTTCACAATTTGTTACTCCATCAATTTATGGTAAACCGATGACTCTTGTTACAACGATTCTAagtgaaaaagaaaaattgtGCTTATGCGTTGCTAACAAAAAGAAACTTTTATGTGGTGGAATTGAAAGATCATTCGAACAAAATTTACCCGCAAGAATAGCATATGCTGTAAATCAAGGTGTACACACTGCAAATGAAACATGGGCTACGGCAACAACTCCAACAACATTTTTAACTAATCCTTTTGTTGCCTCCAGTATTGCAATAATGATTATAGTAGCAATAGTtctaattatttatttaattttacgttatagaagaaaacaaaaaataaagaaaaaaatacaatacataaaattattataagaataaatatgtGGTGTTATAGTATTAATGTTAATTGAATGCAATCtgaatttttttacataatatacaaggattctatataaatatatttttttttaaataatatatttatataaccagttttgttatattgttttattcttatatttttaatgaattATTGAATTTCtataaaaacaatttttaataaagatgataatttataataattaacttaaaaaaaaaataaattacttatatttatatgattaatatatataattataatataataggtAAATATTTaagatgatatatatttattatatttctgtTGTAAAGTATTACATTGTGCagtatataaaagaaaaaatatattttgttaataatattaaatgaaaatattatttagaatataattatatataaaataattattaataaaaaaggccatataaatgttataaCATAATTTACTTTTTTACTATCCTTATCTTATTCTGTTTatgacatattatatatatatatatattaatatcatatgtaatataaaatacctttataattttttctttttattttcccgtctaataaaaaatgttactTTCTATTATTACCAATTGAATGGtaacaaaattatattatatatatatatatatatatatatatataattattagatACTaaggacaaaaaaaaaagaaatcatAAATACTAAGAAATATGTGTCGacacatttataataatacaataaaaatgattgtatataatattccaaTAGGTATTacaataaaatgataaatatatattatacaataattaaaattaatttattatatatatatatatatatatatatatatatatatatatatatgtggttCTCCTATCACTATtctaatacaaataattaaGGTGATAGGAGaaaaaaatcattttataaatattaataagttataaactatataaataaatctatagtataatttttctatttatatatgatttctagtagtttattattattattttatttaattaatagtaataaataCTATAACCTTATTTTCATAAAGAATagtatatgaatattattagtaTAACTTAACcattatatttctattttttacattccatacatattatatatatatatatatataaattacatttcataacatataaattataaatgcaataaaatcatattacttagaaatataataaacaacacaaaaaatgtatattattatggatatcattataatatgttttaaattctatttaatatacaattaataatgatcatattttttccttaacttgaaataat carries:
- a CDS encoding rifin, translated to MKIHYINILLFALPLNILVNNQRNHNNSTYHTSNTKTIKSHRSLCECKLYAQSNYENDQEMKDVIKEFNDRTAQRFEEYNERMQVKKNQCKEQCDKEIQQIILKDKIEKELTERFSALETKIDTNDILTCICEKSVADKVEKTCVKCGRILGTAVPELSLIGGIAVYAAAQSATMKTFISETIDVLNRIGGMSQLFGAKISQFVTPSIYGKPMTLVTTILSEKEKLCLCVANKKKLLCGGIERSFEQNLPARIAYAVNQGVHTANETWATATTPTTFLTNPFVASSIAIMIIVAIVLIIYLILRYRRKQKIKKKIQYIKLL